One window from the genome of Bacillus carboniphilus encodes:
- a CDS encoding O-antigen ligase family protein: MSYNFSLHNYWFYFIAILVISVAVFLPTTITLVVISALAAILAWVRPKEALLLMALYIPIRTFLVEMNSGFTLTGDILTFVLVLKVLWDTKGEVKSWFRFHPFELAFFAFLIVGAVSGVITGASITAVIFQIRTYLIMYLLYYVVSRMNLKPEDFVRFAWVNILTATVICLQGIIEKVSLRTWLIPQTWSEAPLSLTNFMRIYGLPNNPNTLAIYLSITVLLVLFILPKVVGAQKKVLYVLLVLFLGVNILTFSRGTFIALVIGFAFYLILTKHWKVIKPMILATIAAYLLVYLPVTFGTEYVNNVLTDGTGKGAGGLADRLQDTFDEETRKKLIETGRVFYIKKGFEIFLDHPVIGTGFATFGDSATLSYGSPIYKDYDIPDASYYGFNIYTDNQYIGVITETGAVGVVLFAIFLLGMLWIFWKRRKEDDPRFSYFMVALWFSTAAMAMYYNIWELKLFTFFYFVVFGVYASKYNLYKINHK, from the coding sequence ATGTCATATAACTTTAGTCTACATAATTATTGGTTTTACTTTATTGCAATATTAGTGATTTCGGTAGCTGTATTTTTACCAACAACGATTACTTTAGTGGTTATTAGCGCGTTAGCTGCAATCTTAGCTTGGGTTCGGCCGAAAGAAGCTCTACTTCTTATGGCACTTTATATCCCAATCCGCACATTCCTAGTCGAAATGAATAGTGGATTTACATTAACAGGGGATATACTTACCTTTGTCCTTGTTTTAAAAGTTCTTTGGGATACAAAAGGTGAAGTAAAGTCGTGGTTTAGGTTCCATCCATTTGAGCTTGCCTTTTTTGCATTTTTAATTGTTGGGGCAGTTAGTGGAGTTATAACTGGAGCTTCAATCACAGCGGTTATTTTCCAAATCAGAACATATCTCATTATGTATCTGCTTTATTATGTGGTTTCTCGTATGAACTTGAAACCAGAGGATTTTGTTCGATTCGCTTGGGTCAATATTTTAACAGCGACGGTCATTTGTTTACAGGGGATCATTGAAAAAGTATCTCTGCGGACATGGCTGATCCCTCAAACTTGGAGTGAAGCGCCACTTTCCTTAACGAACTTTATGAGAATTTATGGGTTACCTAATAACCCCAATACGTTGGCGATTTATCTTTCGATTACAGTTCTACTTGTTCTTTTTATATTGCCAAAGGTAGTGGGAGCTCAAAAGAAAGTACTTTATGTCTTATTAGTTCTTTTCCTAGGAGTTAACATTTTAACTTTCTCTCGTGGAACATTTATTGCTCTAGTCATTGGTTTTGCTTTCTATCTAATTCTCACAAAGCACTGGAAAGTTATTAAACCCATGATACTAGCAACAATTGCAGCTTATTTACTTGTTTATTTACCAGTAACTTTTGGGACAGAATATGTGAATAACGTATTAACAGACGGAACTGGAAAAGGTGCTGGAGGATTAGCAGACCGACTGCAGGATACATTCGATGAAGAAACTAGAAAAAAATTGATAGAAACAGGTAGAGTTTTTTACATTAAAAAAGGCTTTGAAATCTTCCTTGACCATCCAGTAATCGGAACTGGATTTGCTACATTTGGAGATTCAGCAACTCTATCTTACGGTTCTCCTATCTATAAGGATTATGATATCCCAGACGCATCTTATTACGGATTTAATATTTACACGGATAACCAATACATTGGAGTTATTACGGAAACTGGAGCAGTTGGGGTTGTATTATTCGCCATATTCCTTCTAGGAATGCTATGGATCTTCTGGAAACGAAGAAAGGAAGACGATCCACGATTCTCTTATTTCATGGTTGCGCTTTGGTTCTCTACAGCAGCAATGGCCATGTATTATAACATTTGGGAGCTAAAACTATTTACGTTCTTCTACTTCGTAGTCTTTGGTGTATATGCATCGAAATACAATCTCTATAAAATAAATCATAAGTAA
- a CDS encoding PQQ-binding-like beta-propeller repeat protein translates to MKKWTLMLVTGFILLMPIQSVIAAEIGPTEWTQYRMNSENNPVYNSDFNEEIRLNLPTNDEIRSTPVIVGNRAYVGNHNTGGLFSFDLESGELLWENKAPNWIHSEMIYAEGQLFVGYGNRFFQDDGTRGTGESGMLSLDPETGDILWDFQTKGEVMPTPAYDNGTVYITTGDRHLYAIDPKSGKEKWSLNLDSRVSMSSPNIKDGVLYVGGADPYAFYAVDLEEREIKWQQVFDQVTSGLDDVPAVIFNDQLVITTGVESDEKHNHKIYAMDITTGDIVWEDSLGMGAMVDNNKSGAPIIYEDKVFVGSPITQKFYSYNAESGEKEWEYKSHVNKAPPVAENGVVYFTDTKGIVYGFDTESGELLGQKTLGGKLAPSGPVLMNGHLIVGSQDSNVYVLPVKDILSNENEELTNEQGVETNKWLLYGIPGLAVIGLLAFFMMRRKK, encoded by the coding sequence ATGAAAAAGTGGACACTAATGCTAGTAACAGGCTTCATACTGTTGATGCCAATTCAGTCCGTTATTGCAGCTGAAATAGGCCCAACCGAATGGACCCAATATAGGATGAATTCAGAGAATAACCCTGTCTATAATAGTGACTTCAATGAGGAAATTAGATTGAACCTACCTACAAATGATGAGATTCGCTCTACACCAGTAATAGTTGGTAATCGTGCCTATGTTGGCAACCACAATACAGGTGGTCTCTTTTCATTTGACCTCGAGTCAGGAGAATTACTCTGGGAAAATAAGGCACCCAATTGGATTCATTCCGAGATGATTTATGCTGAAGGTCAGTTATTCGTAGGGTATGGAAATCGATTCTTTCAAGATGATGGAACCCGTGGAACTGGAGAAAGTGGAATGTTGAGCTTAGATCCTGAGACAGGTGATATTCTGTGGGATTTTCAAACCAAGGGAGAAGTAATGCCTACTCCTGCTTATGATAATGGTACTGTCTATATTACAACGGGTGACCGTCATTTGTACGCAATTGACCCTAAGAGTGGAAAAGAAAAATGGTCTCTTAATTTGGATAGTCGGGTTAGTATGTCGTCCCCTAATATTAAGGATGGAGTTTTATATGTTGGTGGAGCCGATCCGTATGCGTTTTACGCTGTGGATTTAGAAGAACGAGAAATTAAGTGGCAGCAAGTTTTCGATCAGGTTACTTCAGGTCTTGATGATGTTCCGGCCGTTATCTTTAATGATCAATTAGTCATTACAACTGGTGTAGAGTCGGATGAAAAACATAATCATAAGATATACGCTATGGATATTACGACTGGTGATATCGTATGGGAAGATTCCCTCGGGATGGGTGCGATGGTAGATAACAATAAATCGGGTGCACCTATAATCTATGAAGACAAAGTATTTGTAGGAAGTCCGATTACTCAGAAATTCTATTCCTATAATGCTGAATCAGGGGAAAAGGAGTGGGAGTACAAGAGTCATGTCAATAAAGCACCTCCTGTTGCAGAGAACGGTGTCGTTTATTTTACGGATACAAAAGGGATTGTTTATGGTTTTGACACGGAATCTGGTGAATTATTAGGACAGAAAACATTAGGTGGAAAGCTTGCACCATCTGGTCCAGTTCTTATGAATGGTCATTTGATCGTAGGAAGCCAGGATTCAAATGTGTATGTACTACCGGTAAAAGATATTCTATCTAATGAAAACGAAGAGCTCACAAATGAGCAGGGTGTAGAAACTAACAAATGGTTATTGTACGGTATACCAGGTCTTGCAGTCATAGGGTTACTTGCATTCTTCATGATGAGGAGAAAGAAATAA
- a CDS encoding S-layer homology domain-containing protein translates to MAYQPKSYRKFIATAATATLVASAVTPAAAASSFTDVADKYKEAVDYLVDNNITAGKTTTTFGTDEKIIRADVAVWLAKALDLDTANAPDAGFTDVPDRAKGAVNAIKEAGITAGKTTTTFGASDEITRGEMAIWLSKAYDLSGGDVELDFTDVSDRYEAAVKALVANEITAGTSDTTFGTDATIKRGDLAIFLHRAATLEAEAVVPEVVSVSALNNIQAELTFNTALDAKTVVADNFADSDSVIDVASVELVDSNKVLVTFDAAFGNQDSVTLTLNDVKSEGGAVIAEDTEVDVTFFDTTIPKAVNVVSAGPDSFKVIFSEPVDQTTAESVSNYSVNNGQYFIQSATKTGLKEVTVTLYSSLADGEYEVSVKNVQDLAGYKLVDTKLTLTQAADTVAPSVAKVVSASPNKVVLEFNEDVSLNDTSANLITAQAVYHTNSGNTPDQITVDANNSKRVELTFTTNPLPQGGTAYLVVSKDVVVDGWGNKNARYTSNVAVTVDTVKPEVVKLEAPTDASFKLTFSEDVDQTTAETAANYTLLDSTGEEVEGVTVTPTVNADDSKVVDLAVSGSLSGGAYTVVVEKVEDLAGNVISKVSPSVNVKDTTAPTVTATGTLYDNKKIVKISFSEAMATSGSGSVLDLANYQFGGTYLNTTKATASLADNGKAVLIDYSKTSLTIADGNTVTVGKVADASGNFTTSFTTGVTVNTATTVGISKVEATGTKTIVVTLSDSLSKFEADDFIVNQGGTPITPASVSFANVDGKGVITYTLTTAQTLNTDATATVSVETAAANINSENAFGVKVGSSIVAVTAADKIAPTLEKFDHDTNANTADVEDIRISYVDGDGDGKVDTAETATITLNYTEAIDASSLSTLTYDIAGYTVSAITLDTDTSKVVITASANANNTTASPTITQVADIKDDNGVVLVKGGSWTVR, encoded by the coding sequence ATGGCTTATCAACCTAAGTCTTATCGCAAATTCATCGCTACTGCGGCTACAGCTACTTTAGTTGCATCTGCAGTAACTCCAGCAGCAGCTGCTTCATCTTTCACTGATGTTGCAGACAAGTACAAAGAGGCTGTTGACTACCTAGTAGATAACAACATCACAGCTGGTAAAACTACTACAACTTTCGGAACTGATGAGAAAATCATCCGTGCTGACGTAGCAGTATGGCTAGCAAAAGCTTTAGACCTTGACACTGCAAACGCTCCAGACGCTGGTTTCACAGATGTTCCTGACCGCGCTAAAGGTGCTGTTAATGCAATTAAAGAAGCTGGAATCACAGCTGGTAAAACAACTACAACTTTCGGTGCTTCTGACGAAATCACTCGTGGTGAAATGGCTATCTGGCTTTCAAAAGCATATGACCTTTCTGGTGGTGATGTAGAGCTAGATTTCACTGATGTTAGTGATCGTTACGAAGCAGCTGTTAAAGCATTAGTTGCTAACGAAATCACTGCTGGTACTTCTGATACTACTTTCGGTACAGATGCTACTATCAAGCGTGGAGATCTTGCTATTTTCTTACACAGAGCTGCTACACTTGAAGCTGAAGCTGTTGTTCCAGAAGTTGTTAGTGTAAGTGCTCTTAACAACATTCAAGCTGAATTAACATTTAATACTGCTTTAGACGCTAAGACTGTTGTTGCTGACAACTTTGCTGATAGTGATTCGGTTATTGATGTTGCAAGCGTAGAGTTAGTAGATAGCAATAAAGTCCTAGTTACTTTCGATGCTGCATTTGGTAATCAAGATTCTGTAACATTAACATTAAATGATGTTAAATCTGAAGGTGGAGCGGTAATTGCTGAGGACACTGAAGTAGACGTTACTTTCTTTGATACAACAATTCCAAAAGCAGTTAACGTAGTTTCTGCTGGTCCAGATAGCTTCAAAGTTATCTTTAGCGAGCCAGTTGATCAGACTACTGCTGAATCTGTTAGCAATTATAGCGTTAATAATGGTCAATATTTCATTCAATCAGCAACTAAAACTGGTTTGAAAGAAGTAACAGTAACATTGTATAGCTCATTAGCTGATGGCGAATACGAAGTTAGTGTTAAAAATGTTCAAGATTTAGCAGGATATAAATTGGTTGATACAAAATTAACTCTTACTCAAGCTGCTGATACAGTTGCACCATCAGTTGCAAAAGTTGTGTCTGCCTCACCTAATAAAGTGGTATTGGAATTCAATGAAGATGTTTCATTAAACGACACTTCAGCAAATCTAATAACAGCTCAGGCAGTATACCACACTAATTCAGGTAATACTCCAGATCAAATCACTGTAGATGCTAACAACAGCAAGCGTGTAGAACTAACTTTTACAACTAACCCACTTCCACAAGGTGGCACTGCTTACTTAGTTGTAAGCAAAGATGTGGTTGTAGATGGTTGGGGGAATAAAAATGCTAGATACACTTCAAATGTTGCTGTAACTGTTGATACAGTTAAACCTGAAGTTGTAAAGCTTGAGGCTCCAACAGATGCTTCATTTAAGTTAACATTCTCTGAAGATGTTGACCAAACTACTGCTGAAACTGCGGCGAACTATACATTATTAGATTCAACTGGTGAAGAAGTAGAAGGAGTAACTGTAACACCTACTGTTAATGCAGATGATAGTAAGGTTGTAGACTTAGCTGTTTCTGGTTCATTAAGTGGTGGTGCTTATACAGTTGTAGTTGAAAAAGTAGAAGACTTAGCTGGTAACGTTATTAGCAAAGTTTCTCCAAGTGTAAACGTTAAAGACACTACTGCTCCAACTGTAACAGCTACTGGAACACTATATGACAACAAAAAAATTGTTAAAATTAGTTTCTCTGAAGCGATGGCAACAAGTGGTTCAGGATCAGTTCTTGACCTAGCAAACTACCAATTTGGGGGAACATACTTAAATACTACTAAAGCTACTGCTTCACTTGCTGATAACGGTAAAGCTGTCCTAATTGATTACAGCAAGACTTCACTTACAATTGCAGATGGAAACACTGTTACAGTAGGTAAAGTTGCAGATGCAAGCGGAAACTTTACTACTTCATTCACTACTGGTGTAACTGTAAATACAGCTACAACTGTAGGGATTTCTAAAGTTGAAGCTACTGGCACAAAAACTATTGTAGTTACATTAAGTGATTCTTTATCAAAATTTGAAGCAGATGACTTCATTGTCAACCAAGGTGGTACACCAATCACTCCTGCTTCTGTAAGCTTTGCAAATGTTGATGGAAAAGGTGTTATTACTTATACATTAACAACTGCACAAACTCTAAATACTGATGCAACAGCTACAGTTTCTGTTGAAACAGCTGCTGCTAACATTAATTCTGAAAATGCATTTGGTGTTAAAGTTGGATCTTCAATTGTTGCAGTAACTGCTGCAGATAAGATTGCACCAACACTGGAGAAATTTGACCATGATACGAATGCAAATACTGCTGACGTAGAGGATATCCGAATCTCTTACGTTGATGGCGATGGTGACGGTAAAGTTGATACGGCAGAAACTGCTACTATTACACTTAACTATACAGAAGCAATTGATGCATCTTCTCTATCAACTTTAACTTATGATATTGCAGGATATACTGTATCTGCTATTACCTTAGATACAGATACTTCAAAAGTGGTAATTACAGCTTCAGCAAATGCTAACAATACAACTGCTTCACCAACTATCACTCAAGTAGCTGATATCAAGGATGATAATGGTGTTGTACTTGTTAAAGGTGGATCTTGGACAGTTAGATAA
- a CDS encoding MBL fold metallo-hydrolase, producing the protein MKITWVNHASFILEKDDIRIISDPWIEGKVFDNGWSLLAKSKFTYEDYKDITHIWFSHEHPDHFFPPNIKNIPEEYRKNITILFQNTRDRKVVDFCSKMGFKEIIELNNYQEFRVGNDLTITISQFGHDSWICYKSSDTTILNINDCEFSTKEQVREVAKAVGKVDVLLTQFSFAGYPGNEESAKIKRERLKMQAEVTKPRFLIPFASFVWFCHEENYHMNKAVNKIGDMYTYIKEETAAEPIIMYPGDEWKLFEEHDSFSAIQRYNEDYKKVEENPELVRTEPVDVNVIRETFHKFTKGVKEKNNLLLVKALLVKEPTTVHVTDHQKAYKIDVLKDIFEEVNTDYDHCDVALSSEALNFCFKFSWGWDTLNINGRFQSTKYGDVNKFRSIGGNQLRNSHGEYITIPYLLEKAKARAWRKVKGLN; encoded by the coding sequence ATGAAAATAACTTGGGTTAACCATGCATCTTTTATCTTAGAAAAAGATGATATCCGTATTATTTCCGATCCTTGGATTGAAGGAAAGGTCTTTGATAACGGATGGAGTCTATTAGCAAAATCAAAGTTTACATATGAGGATTATAAAGATATCACCCATATTTGGTTCTCACATGAACATCCAGACCATTTCTTTCCACCTAATATCAAAAACATTCCAGAAGAATATCGAAAAAACATCACGATTCTCTTCCAGAATACACGTGATCGTAAAGTAGTAGATTTCTGTTCAAAAATGGGTTTTAAAGAGATTATTGAGCTAAATAACTACCAAGAATTTCGGGTTGGAAATGACTTAACGATTACCATTTCTCAGTTTGGCCATGACTCTTGGATCTGCTATAAGAGTAGTGATACAACTATATTGAACATTAATGATTGTGAATTCTCCACAAAAGAACAAGTAAGAGAAGTGGCTAAAGCTGTGGGTAAAGTAGATGTTCTACTCACACAATTCTCCTTTGCAGGGTACCCAGGTAACGAAGAATCCGCCAAAATAAAACGTGAACGCTTAAAAATGCAAGCCGAAGTAACCAAACCGCGTTTCCTCATTCCATTTGCTAGCTTTGTATGGTTCTGTCATGAAGAAAATTATCACATGAACAAAGCTGTTAATAAAATTGGGGATATGTATACCTATATAAAAGAAGAAACCGCTGCGGAACCGATCATTATGTACCCTGGTGATGAGTGGAAATTGTTTGAGGAACATGATTCCTTTAGTGCTATTCAGAGATATAATGAAGACTACAAGAAAGTGGAAGAAAACCCTGAGCTTGTGAGAACAGAGCCTGTTGATGTAAATGTGATTAGAGAAACCTTCCATAAGTTCACCAAAGGAGTTAAGGAGAAAAACAATCTATTACTTGTTAAGGCTTTGTTAGTGAAAGAACCAACTACTGTTCATGTAACGGATCATCAGAAAGCTTATAAAATTGATGTATTGAAAGATATTTTCGAGGAAGTTAATACTGATTATGATCATTGTGATGTTGCTTTGTCGTCTGAAGCACTAAACTTTTGTTTCAAGTTTTCTTGGGGATGGGATACTTTGAATATCAATGGAAGATTCCAGTCTACAAAGTATGGGGATGTGAATAAGTTTAGGAGTATTGGTGGGAATCAGTTGAGGAATAGTCATGGGGAGTATATTACGATACCTTATTTATTGGAGAAGGCTAAGGCTAGGGCTTGGCGGAAGGTTAAGGGATTAAATTAA
- a CDS encoding flippase → MSSLKKNLFYVLLQQFVLIGLPFLTIPYISRVLGPDGVGLYGYSFSIVTLLINIFLLGSNLYAAREIAKVKEDSERLNRDFSEIFWIRFSLLLVAAVLYWISVMTMFDGSIVFYLQGLHLIGAFFDITWLYQGLEQFKKVVTRNISIKLLGFGSVFIFVKDSNDVWLYTFIMGISVVVGNLFLFYKLGQFVSFKMISTWARVREHLYKMFLLFIPAFSAMIYSVLDKTMLGTLSTVDQVGYYEQSYKIVYMITQLLYVTGIVMLPRTSSLIANNQMDKLHDVIKRGLTINFLLVFPLAIGLITISEDFIVWFLGPDFAPSIWVAIVMAPIIIFKSLGVIFGSWYLVPMEMNKEYTIPIVFGAILNVILNFALIPFYGAVGAAIATVSTEGIILLIQIWFLRKVFPFKQMVKESVIKYLAIALLMGALIFGVDLLIILPLFWSILLKVTIGVVFYFLILFLIKDKQLQFILNKMPGSRARG, encoded by the coding sequence ATGAGTTCGTTAAAGAAGAATTTGTTTTACGTACTGCTACAACAATTTGTGTTGATCGGCTTACCGTTTTTGACAATTCCTTATATATCGCGTGTGTTAGGACCAGACGGGGTCGGACTTTATGGATATAGCTTTTCGATTGTAACCTTACTTATTAACATATTCCTGCTTGGTTCGAATCTTTATGCAGCTCGGGAGATTGCGAAGGTAAAGGAAGACTCAGAGCGGTTGAATCGGGATTTTAGCGAGATTTTTTGGATTCGATTTAGTTTACTGTTAGTTGCAGCTGTCCTCTATTGGATCAGTGTGATGACCATGTTTGATGGAAGTATTGTGTTCTATCTACAAGGCCTTCATTTGATTGGAGCATTTTTTGATATTACCTGGCTATACCAAGGGCTCGAGCAGTTTAAGAAGGTTGTAACACGGAATATTTCTATCAAGCTCCTCGGCTTTGGAAGTGTGTTTATTTTCGTTAAAGATAGCAACGATGTGTGGCTGTATACTTTTATTATGGGGATTTCTGTTGTCGTCGGTAACCTATTCTTGTTCTATAAATTGGGTCAATTTGTTTCCTTTAAAATGATTTCAACATGGGCAAGAGTAAGAGAGCACCTGTATAAAATGTTCCTTCTATTTATACCAGCTTTCTCAGCGATGATTTACTCTGTACTAGACAAAACCATGCTTGGTACCTTATCCACTGTAGATCAGGTTGGTTATTATGAGCAATCCTATAAAATTGTGTACATGATTACTCAGTTGCTTTATGTGACAGGGATCGTGATGTTGCCAAGAACTTCATCACTAATAGCCAATAATCAGATGGACAAGCTTCACGATGTGATAAAGAGAGGACTAACCATCAATTTCCTTTTGGTTTTTCCGTTAGCAATCGGGTTAATTACAATTTCTGAAGACTTTATCGTTTGGTTTCTAGGTCCAGACTTCGCACCGAGTATTTGGGTTGCTATCGTCATGGCTCCCATTATCATTTTTAAATCTCTAGGAGTTATTTTCGGTTCTTGGTATTTAGTTCCGATGGAAATGAATAAGGAATATACGATACCGATTGTATTTGGGGCAATATTGAATGTTATTTTGAACTTCGCTCTTATTCCGTTCTACGGGGCGGTAGGAGCAGCGATTGCGACTGTTTCAACTGAAGGTATTATATTACTGATTCAGATTTGGTTCTTAAGGAAGGTCTTCCCATTTAAACAGATGGTGAAAGAATCAGTAATCAAATATCTGGCTATTGCGCTGTTAATGGGGGCGTTAATTTTTGGGGTTGATTTACTAATTATACTTCCATTATTCTGGTCGATCCTTCTAAAGGTGACAATTGGCGTTGTCTTTTACTTCTTAATCCTATTCCTAATAAAAGATAAACAACTTCAGTTCATCCTAAATAAAATGCCTGGCTCTAGAGCGCGAGGGTAA
- a CDS encoding S41 family peptidase, which yields MKHFNRILPPLFLLTLLFSQVTHAFAEPIDEVREIIENYYIKEVPDSILNQPTIQDITSHLDPYSTYMTKLEYESFTQAIEQELVGIGIVIEEHDLGIMVLQTLEGGPANLAGIQAGDIIIGVDDYNLEGVSLQTAISYITGEENTSLRLTYIEKATGTTKSITVERKKISLPNVESKMLGGNIGYIRLNSFSLDAVEQIQSAIQSLQNPKGFIFDLRNNGGGYVSSAQNIIGLFPNAQYAFQLRERVGDSLLYQAIKQETVFTKPVHILVNQNSASASEMVSASIKEQTESTIYGQTTYGKGSMQSLFLLSDESVFKLTTARFFSPSGAEIDQVGVTPDIITEEGKELVQSHKDMLLNNYSHYKKLPTLANVPVDKTFTIKMNTQMNWEGATSKNIELIHLTGDAVETNLTIVDSKTVKLTSVKPLLSKEKYMLIIHPEWSSKTNRAMETGTLLEVNVE from the coding sequence ATGAAGCATTTCAATCGTATTTTACCACCACTATTTTTACTGACTTTATTATTCTCTCAAGTCACTCATGCATTTGCAGAACCGATTGACGAAGTTCGGGAGATTATTGAAAACTACTACATTAAAGAAGTTCCAGACTCTATATTAAATCAGCCTACTATTCAGGATATAACGAGTCACTTGGATCCTTATTCGACTTATATGACCAAACTGGAATATGAAAGTTTTACTCAAGCTATTGAACAGGAATTAGTTGGAATTGGTATCGTCATTGAAGAACATGATTTAGGTATTATGGTCCTTCAAACTTTAGAAGGTGGACCGGCTAACCTGGCAGGAATCCAGGCAGGGGATATCATTATCGGAGTAGACGATTATAATCTCGAAGGGGTGTCTCTCCAAACAGCTATTTCTTACATAACTGGTGAAGAAAATACTTCACTAAGACTTACTTATATTGAAAAGGCAACGGGTACAACTAAATCGATCACGGTTGAACGGAAAAAAATCAGTTTACCTAATGTGGAATCTAAAATGTTAGGCGGAAACATTGGATACATTCGCCTAAATAGTTTCTCATTAGATGCAGTTGAACAAATTCAAAGTGCCATTCAATCCCTTCAAAATCCAAAAGGTTTTATTTTTGACTTAAGAAATAATGGTGGGGGGTATGTCTCATCAGCTCAGAATATTATTGGTCTATTCCCAAATGCTCAATACGCATTTCAACTCCGTGAACGTGTAGGAGATTCTTTACTCTATCAAGCAATTAAACAAGAAACAGTCTTTACAAAACCGGTTCATATTTTAGTAAATCAAAATAGTGCAAGTGCATCAGAAATGGTCTCGGCTTCTATAAAAGAACAAACAGAAAGTACTATTTACGGACAGACGACATATGGCAAGGGTTCTATGCAATCTCTTTTTCTATTAAGTGATGAAAGTGTGTTTAAGCTAACAACGGCTCGATTCTTTTCTCCTTCAGGTGCAGAAATTGATCAGGTTGGTGTTACACCGGATATTATAACAGAAGAGGGAAAAGAGCTCGTTCAATCTCATAAAGATATGCTACTAAATAATTATAGTCATTATAAAAAGCTGCCAACTTTAGCTAATGTTCCAGTCGACAAGACCTTTACTATAAAAATGAATACCCAGATGAATTGGGAAGGTGCCACATCAAAGAATATAGAGCTCATTCACTTAACCGGTGATGCGGTGGAAACGAACTTAACCATTGTAGATTCTAAAACTGTAAAACTCACTTCTGTTAAGCCACTACTTTCTAAAGAAAAATACATGCTCATTATTCATCCAGAGTGGAGCAGTAAAACAAACAGGGCCATGGAGACAGGAACCCTTTTAGAAGTCAATGTTGAATAA
- a CDS encoding glycosyltransferase family 4 protein, which yields MDKILYLLNYPGMGGTEKYVVDLIHSLGPEKCVFVYSEEGLGLQTIKDTGVPTYQLSMRGPFDLQAALKLKKIIKDENIKTVHTQFLRENYVALLAKLLGADIRVIWTYHVDVPMNLFVRQGNYLVTKLNHRVIAVSNFMFQQLVKKGIPEKKVKLIYNGVEEPELLPSPNPNEELKISIIGRLREEKGHDFLLKSLAKLDKQYPELPWICNIFGDGPLENELHSLVKKLGLESRVNIKGFTNNKEEIYSQTDIVVIPSSNEALSYVAIEALSYSKVVIASNVGGLPEIVKDGETGILVEYGDVESLTTKLKKILTDQELYQSLAKNGNAFFKEKFTLTKMIKDTISCYKE from the coding sequence TTGGATAAAATACTTTATTTATTAAATTACCCTGGAATGGGCGGAACTGAAAAATACGTGGTAGACCTCATACATTCACTGGGACCTGAGAAATGCGTCTTTGTATATTCCGAAGAAGGTCTTGGCTTACAGACGATCAAAGACACCGGTGTACCGACCTACCAATTATCGATGAGAGGTCCATTTGACCTCCAGGCAGCATTGAAACTTAAAAAGATTATAAAAGATGAAAATATAAAAACCGTACATACACAGTTTTTGCGTGAAAACTATGTCGCATTACTTGCTAAGCTTCTTGGAGCCGATATCCGAGTGATTTGGACATACCATGTAGATGTCCCGATGAACTTATTTGTCAGGCAAGGGAATTACCTTGTAACCAAGTTGAATCACCGTGTTATTGCAGTATCCAACTTTATGTTCCAACAGCTCGTCAAAAAAGGAATCCCAGAAAAGAAAGTAAAGCTAATCTACAACGGCGTGGAAGAACCAGAGCTCCTCCCTAGTCCTAATCCTAATGAAGAATTAAAAATTTCTATTATAGGGCGTCTTCGAGAAGAAAAAGGGCATGACTTTCTTCTTAAAAGCTTGGCTAAACTAGACAAGCAGTATCCAGAGCTTCCGTGGATTTGCAATATTTTTGGAGATGGTCCTCTTGAAAATGAACTTCATTCCCTAGTGAAAAAATTAGGGCTAGAATCAAGAGTAAACATCAAAGGGTTTACGAATAACAAGGAAGAAATTTATTCACAAACTGACATTGTTGTGATTCCTTCAAGCAATGAGGCATTATCCTATGTTGCCATTGAGGCATTGTCCTATTCTAAAGTCGTGATCGCATCGAATGTTGGTGGTCTTCCTGAGATTGTTAAAGACGGCGAAACAGGAATATTGGTTGAGTACGGGGACGTTGAGAGTCTTACAACAAAACTAAAAAAGATCCTAACTGACCAAGAGCTATACCAATCTCTTGCGAAGAATGGAAATGCATTTTTCAAAGAGAAATTTACACTTACAAAGATGATTAAAGATACAATATCTTGTTATAAAGAATAA